The region CATTGAGAATGCCCGCAAACGATAATATCACTGACGTTCAAGGCTGAAACAGCAAACTCGATGGTGGCTGCTTCTCCTCCGGTCGATGCTCCAAACGGCGGGACAATATTCCCGGCGTTACGGAGAATGAACAGCTCTCCGGGATTCGTCATCATGATCAGGTCAGGGACGACACGCGAATCGGAGCAGCCAATAAACAGAGCCACAGGCTTCTGGCCAGAACTCAGTTTCTCGAACAGATTCCGCTGCTTCTCGTAAACCTCTTTATGAAACTGATGTAAACCGGCGAAGAGGGTTCTCATGGGCAGATAAGGTCCTGACAGGCTTCAAATCACACCAAAATACTCACGAATTCAATTTCGTAAATCTATCTGATTGCTTTTGAAATTGTCAGGTTCAGCAACTTTTTCTGCCGGATACTTTCCTGTTGAACAATCTGGAGACTCATCTCATTTACAGTCGGGCGCGAACGGCTTCTTTCCAGGGTCCATTATCAACACCTTTCCACCACAGAACGGCGGAGTAAGGTGCTCCAGCAGCAGAGGCCTTTGGAACAAATTTAGTGATTCGGAAAAAATTTCCATCGCGAATCGGCAACAGGCGAATTTCCTGATTGCGATTGTCAAATATGGAGCCCTCCGCAAGTACGACTTCACTGAGATGCTCCAACGCTTCGAACTCGATCGTGAAGAGCAGACCATTCACCCCCTTTTCCTGAGTCGGAACTATACGCCAGGCGGAGAGTCGAGCTGTGAAGACTTTAGGGGCCGGAGGTGGTTCGGGTTCCTTCATTTCAGCTGGCGCTTCGACCACTGCGGGTGGTGGTGTCACCTGAGGTGGTGGTGCCGGCTCATCGTCATCTCGCTTGAAGCCAATGACTGGCTTCACTTCCGGCGCGGGCGGATTGATCTGATCACAACCCCAGAGACTCATGATACCCACAGCCAGCAAAGCCCCTCTCAACAACTTGCGAGAATCAATGCTGAAGTCCAATGGCAGAGAGAGTTGAAAACAGGTCATATTTGAAGTCCCAAGAAGCGAGAAATCGCACCATCTGGCCCATACTCCATTTCGTTGACTCGCACTCCAATGCGAGACAACCAACCGCAGCGAGCCTGGGCCATTCGCAGATTGGCCCGGCCACACTCTACATTTCGCAGATGACGCCGCAATTGGCTCGATGCGATCTTCACAGGGATTTCATCGATTGGGGGAATTCTGGCATGTTGATTTGTGGGTTGGCTGGAGACTGGATGACTGAAGACTCGGTGGCTGGGGTCAAACGTCCTCGTTTGCCCCCAGGTTGTTCGATTCTCATCGGCCATAGCGAACATGATCAAAAGTCAGAAAAATACGCCTCGGCTGCATTCGTGCTGGCAACACTCTGTTGCTGGGGCGGATGAAGACTTTCGACGCTAGAAACCCCGATGAAGACCACGCCCTTGCGCAAAGCCTTCAGGGTCGTGCCACCCAAGACCAATGTCAAAAATGGTGGAAGGACACGCGCATGGCGCGGCTTCTTGTTGTCGTGGCGATGCACGACAACCCGGCCACAAGTTGGCCGGGCCACCCGTCATCACCTTTGTTTGGGCCGCGCGATGACGACAAGTTGTGTGTCATGGTCAGGTCTTATCCCCGAGACGAATCACTCGGTAATCGCACTTGATTGGGGAGGATGAATGACCGCGAGATAAGGTTTCAGCAATTGCGACCAGCGGCGATAGCCCTCTTCGCTCATATGCAGCCCATCGGCTACAAACAGTTCAGGGTTGGGTTTACCATCCGCCCCCAGCATGACCGTTTCGGTATCGATAAAGGTGGCCTGGGGGTCTTTGCCGCAGATTTTCGCCAGTTGACTATTGGTTTCGCGAATGGATTCAATCATTTCCCAGCGTTTAACACTGGGTTTGATGCCCAAGACGATGATTTTCGTCTCGGGTAATGCGGTACGAACCCAGGTATGAAACTTCTCGAAGTTCTGCACGACTTCTCCACTGGACTGCTTGGCGGCAATGTCATTATCGCCCGAATAGATCACCAGCACAGCCGGTTGGAGTGGCTTCAGAATGCGTTCGGCATGCCGGACAAGATCGTCATATCGGGAGCCTCCAAACCCGCGATTGATCGGAGTGTATTCAGGGAATGAATCTTTGAGTTTCCATAAACGAATGGTAGAGCTGCCGCAGAAAACAAGGCCGCCCGTGCGCTGAGGATGCATCGTGTTCTCCTTGTCGAAAGCAGCGAGTTCCTTGTTCCATCGCTCTGCCTGTGGAACCGCGGCGGTCTGTGGCGGTGCCGCAGTGGTTGTGGCCGGGTTGTCGATGACCGTTGGTGGAGCAGCCATCACGTCCACTTGAAGGTACGCCACGGCATGCCACAAAACGGCACTGGCTCCCAAAAGCATCAACCAGCAGGTTCGACCAGACATCCAATGACATCCAGATGCTGACTGGCGATTGTGGCATAGTGTGTAAAGAAGATCTTTCATGGGATGAGTTCCTGTCGATCTGGCGGGAGAACAATCTTCTGGTGTCCATCGCAGAATGAGCCTGCCCGGAGGTAAACTCAAGGACGCAGGGGGGAATTTAACCCCTCATGCCCTTACAAAACAGTGCGAAAGCTTCATCAGGACGTGGCCGAGATGACAGGATCCGACGAAACAGCACAGAATCCGCCATCTCTAAGCCCACCAGAGCTTTCGGAAAATCGAGCCGAGCCTGTGCAGGATCTCGCCCATCAGCAGCCTGCATTCACTGAAGGAAAGCCCCGAAGAGAAAAGCCCGAAAAAAGTCGGCGGATTGAGCGAGAGTTCGGCATTCCCATCCCCGGTGAGATTCTTCCCCCTGACCAGTGGGTCAAAACAGCCATCAAAACCCTTCCATCTTCCGGTCTATTGAACTGGCATGAAGTGTTTGGACTGACGCTGGAACAGAAGCAGGGTGTGGTGCTCGATCTCGGTTGCGGCAACGGACGCAGTACGCTGTGGCACGCGATTGTCGAGCCTCAATTCTGTTACCTGGGTGTTGATATCCTGCCCGTCGTCATTCGCTATGCGACAAGGCGTGCCAACCAAAGAGGATTGGGGCATCTTCGATTTGCCGTGATTGGTGGGAAGGAACTGCTCGCACAGTTCGTGCCCCCAGGTTCTGTATCGAAGATCTGCATCTATCACCCACAGCCCTATTACGAAGAGCACCTGATTGCCAAGCGACTGGTGACGCCTGAGTTTCTCGCCATGGCCCATCAGGCGTTAGTGCCAGGAGGCGAGTTGATCCTGCAGACAGATCATCCGGCTTACTGGCAGTACATGGAACAGGTAGTTCCTGCATTCTTTGAGTTGAGGGCGATCCCCGGTCCATGGCCTGATGCACCGCGCGGCAGAACACGCCGCGAGATTCTGGCGACAAAACGCGGGTTACCGGTGTTTCGAGGTGTCGCCACACGGAAAGAAGGGCTGGATCGCGCCTCTGCTTTTGAGAAAGCGAGTGCCCTCCCCGTCCCGACTTTCAATGCAGATCGTCGGCTGTTGGCGCTGGATCGCGAGGAACAGTCGCTTTAGCCGCGAAAAATCTATTTTTGTAACCACAAGTTTGGTCAACAGTTGCGACTCTTTTATCCAGGAGATCGCAGATTTTTCAAAGCGACAGTTGCGAAAAGTCTGCCAGTATGAATAATACTGACATTGAGACTCAGTCTCAGATTTCTGCCAGCCAGGAGATTCTCCCAGCCAGCCTGTGAGGTCATCACTTCATGGGGAAGTGAGCCTTTCATTTCAAAGGCCTTGGGCTTGGAGATTTCTATGCGACATTTGCTGCCGCGACGCGGATTTACGTTGATCGAACTTCTGGTGGTGATTGCGATCATCGCCATTCTCATCGCTCTGCTCCTCCCAGCCGTCCAACAGGCCCGGGAAGCCGCCCGGAGAACGCAGTGCCGCAATAATTTGAAGCAGATCGCACTGGCGATGCACAACTATCACGATGTCGCTAACCGGTTGCCACCGGGGTTCGATAATCAGTTGAAGAGTGCCTTCACAGCCACACTGCCATACATCGATCAGGCGAACGCCTACAACAAGTACGACTTCAGTCGCTATTACACCGATCCAGTGAATGTGGCGGTGATCAACCAGAGGATCCCCGCGTTCCTCTGTCCCACGATGGTTCTGCCGCGAGAAGTTCCCGATCCTGGCTGTCCCGGTGAAGTCGGTGCCCCCACCAGTTATGGCGTCAGCGCAGGTTCCCTGCTGCGTGGCTCCGGTTCCAACGGAACATTCGCCCATGACGATGTGAATGTCACAGTCGGAGGCATCCCCTTTCGCGACATCACCGATGGCCTTTCCAACACTCTTCTTATTGGAGAATTCAACTTCCGGCTTGCCGAATATTTGTGGACATCCTCAGCATCCAGTTGCCCCGCCAAATCAGGACAACCCCGCTGGGGCAATCATCGTTGGGGCTTGGGTTATGCCAGCATGACAACCGGCACAACGGCCTACCCCATCGGTGTTGTTGTCGGTACGGGCACAACCACCGGCATGTGGCGTAGCGACCATACCGGCGGCCTCCACTTCGCGCTGGGAGACGGTTCTGTCCGATTCATCAGCTACAATATCGATAAATCACTTCTCGACGGCCTGGCCACAAGAGCAGGAGGCGAGGTGCTTAGTGAGTTCTAATCCTGCTCAACGCGAGCCGCTTTGGGTTCTTAATGCTTATGCCTTAGGTACCACGCGGCACGAAACTTCAAACGAGGAAGCAGCCACGACGATTCCACTTCCAAAGAGCAGAATTGCCGCCAGCCTAAAGCTTTGGATTCATGGTGGGTTTCTGACATTTCTCTTTTTGAGTCTGGTCAGTCATCTGGGTTGTCAGCAGAGCGCCAGTGCCACGCCCGATCCGTTGCGGTGCGAGATTTCAGGCGAAGTGTTGATGGATGGGCAACCACTTGATGGCGCCAGCATCGCGTTTGTCTCTGTTGATACGCAGGCCCCCCAAACAGCCACGGCGAATATCATCGGCGGCAGGTTTTCGTTACCACATACCAATGGACCTTTTCCCGGTAGAAACCAGATCATGATCCTGCCAAATCAAGTGGACGAAGCCGAGGCCATAGAACGATCAAAAGCAGCTCAAGGCAAACCATTCTCACTCGATCAAGTGAAGATCCCTGCCGCTTTTCGCCGTAATTCAAAGCTGTTTTTCAATGTCTCGCTCACAGGCAGCAACCGACTGAAGCTTGAACTTGGCTCAAAGGGCGAACCGGCTAAAATCACTATTGCAAATTAGTTGCAATAACTACAGGCTAAGTTGACCCACTGCGATTGGAACAACGCGATCTTTGTTCGTTACATGAATTGTGGGCATAACCCCTCGACGAGTCCACAATCAATTGATGTTTACTGTTTCCACCTCCAAAAGGGAGTGCATATCCATGTTGACTCGTAGTTACCTCTTCGCTGGCCTTCGCAGTGGGGGAATCGTAATCGCCACCTTAGCAATGAACCTCGCGGTTCCGCTGATTGCTCAAGCCCATTTTCTGTGGGTTGTGGATGCCAACCAGTCAGCCGATGGCAAGGTGCATGTTTACTTCTCCGAAGAAGCTGCCCCTGATAATCCGGCACTCCTGGAAAAAATCCTCGGGGCCAAGCTCTGGGAAGCGAACCTCCACGATGATGCCGTCAAGGTGAGTCCCCTCAAGTTTGAAAAAGGGGAAAATTCTCTGGAAGCCACCTTCTCACCCAAATCGACCAACGCCGGAGTCTTTCTCGATTACGGCGTCATGTCGAAAGGTGGAGCCGAACCCTACCTCTTGAGATACTGCGGTCGCTCACAAACGATTGCCAACCGCAAAGGTGGCAAGGTCATTGGCGATGCGGCGGTATTGCCATTGGAAGTTGTCGCCGAACGCTCAGGCGACGGCTTCCTGCTGCGTACCTTCTGGCAAGGCCAGCCAGCCGAAGGGATTGAAGTGACTGTCGATGGTGGCGATCTTTCGGCCAGCAAAGAAGGTGTTTCCAATGCTCAGGGAGAACTCGCCCTGGGAACACTGGCCAACGGACTCTATTCCATTCGCGTCAAAAAAGTGCTGGAAGAACCAGGCAAGCTGGGGGATAAAGAATACAAGTCCATTCGGATCTACAGCACAACTTCACTCTTGATCAAGCCGCCCGCTGAAGTGACTCAACCCGCCGTATCAAAGGCCTTACCTGAACTTCCTCGCGGCATCACCAGCTTTGGTGGAGCTGTCGTGGGCGATGTGGTCTATGTCTACGGAGGCCATGCAGGGGGTGCCCATCATTACGCGAAAGAAGATCAATCGCGTGAACTGCTGGCGCTGAACGTCAAGCAGCCTTCCGAATGGAAAGTGGTCGGAGAAGGACCAGAGCGAACTGGTCTGGCGATGGTCGCCGTGGGAAATGACCTTTACCGCATGGGCGGTTTTATTGCTGATAACGGCAAGGAAGAGAAGGAAGTTCTCAAAAGCACCAGCGATTTTGCCCGCTGGGATGCGGCCATTAAGCAGTGGATCGAATTGCCGGCACTTCCTGAGCCACGCTCTTCGCTGGATGCTGCTGTGATCGGTAAAACGATCTATGTCGTCGGTGGCTGGAATCTCAATGGGGGTGGCAAGGAAGCACAGTGGCACGAAACAGCCTGGAAGTGTGACGTTTCGGCAAATCCTCCTGTCTGGCAGCCGATTGCAAATCCACCGTTCTTGCGCAGAGCACTTTCCCTCGCCGAGCATCAGGGGAAGCTTTATGTGATCGGTGGGATGAAAAATCAGGGTGGCCCGACGACAGAAGTTGCCATCTACGATCCTGCGACAAATTCATGGAGTTCAGGACCTGCTCTACCTGGCGAAGGAATGGAAGGCTTTGGCAACTCTTCATTCGCCATCAATCAGCATCTCTTCGTGAGTGTGATGTCGGGCAAAGTCTATAAGCTCTCCGCCGATGGTTCCCAGTGGGATCAGGTCTACCAGTTGGAGAAACCCCGTTTCTTCCATCGCATGCTCCCCATCAACCAGCATCAACTGGTGTTTGTGGGTGGAGCCAGCATGGAAGCCGGCAAAGCGAAAACCACGGAAGTCTTTGACATCAAGTAGGTTGAATTTGTAATCGATTCACCTTTGATTCCGTTCGACAACCACGGTTGTCGAACGGTTTTTTGTTTGAACGGATAGCCGGTAAATCCTATTGATTGAGAGCACATGCAACTTTAATGAATTTCCTGCCAGTGCCTGAAAATTGTGATCAAAACTGGTGTTCCCCCAGGAAGAACTTTGGTAGGACATTGAGCCTGTTGGATTGACTCAAGGCACTGTTGTCTTCTAACGCTATGGGTTGATGGCAGGCTGAATCTCTGGCCTGAGATGTTTTCTGAGGAATGCTTTCATGAATGGGCAGTCGATTTCGAGATTACTGAAGCAGTCTTTATTCATCGCAGGTTTCAGTTGGCTACTCCTCTCCTCTACGGTGACTCAGGCTGAATCACCCGTGGTGCGTGTGATGAGCTACAACTTGTGGCATGGAGGTGATGCCGGGAAGCAACCGCTGGAACAGACCGCCAAGGTGATTCGTGAAGCCCGGGCCGATCTGGTGGGATTGCAGGAGACGCGTGGCTATGCGACCGGCGGACAACCTCGGCCTGATCGAGCCAAGGAGATTGCCCAGATCCTCGGTTGGAATTACTTCGATCAGGGTGGAGGCACAGCGATTTTGAGCCGCTATCCCATTGGCAAAGCCTCACCGGGAAAATGGGGTGTCGAAATTGAACATCCCAGTGGTACGAAGCTGTATTTGTTCAATGCCCACCTCATGTATATTCCGTACCAGCCCTATCAGTTGTTGAATATTCCTTATGGTGATTACCCGTTTATCAAGACCGAGCAGGAAGCGATCGACTTCGCGAAAAAGGCCCGCGGTGAGCAGGTCGAGCGTCTGATTGCGGATATCAAAGCCACAGTTCCCGCTGACGCTACAGTTTTTGTGACTGGCGATTTCAATGAGCCATCGCATTGGGATTGGACAGCAGCAGCTCAAAAGGCTGGCCGCTGCCCGATCGCTGTGAAATGGCCATCGACCAGCATGATGGCAGAGACAGGCTTCATTGACACCTACCGCGAAGCCCATCCCGATCCGGTCACTGCACCCGGAATCACGTGGACACCGCTCACGAAGATCACCGATCCCAAAGATCGCCACGATCGCATTGATTTTGTGCTGATGCGTCAGGGAGGTGGCAAAGTCCTCAGTTCGCAAGTCCTGGGCGAATCGAAAGAGGCGGCAGATGTGGTCGTCATCCCCTACCCTTCAGATCATCGCTCTGTGGTGAGTGCTGTTGAACTGACGGGCAAGTGATACGCTATGCATGAAATAAGAGCGCTCTATGTGCCATGCTTGCAGCAGTGTGCCATGCTTGCAGCTCTGGGCAAGCATGCTCGACTACCCCTCAACAGGCCATCGATTTCGGGAATGGGCATCAGACATGCTCGCTCAAAGCCGCGAGGCATGGCACGCAGGATGCAGCATTCATTGATTGCTTGAGATCAATGGTGACCCGACGACTTCTTAGGCTCCGCTTTCTTGGTCTCCGTCTTCGCCCCATGGCTGCTGGAACCATGACTGGAAGAACCGTGCCCAGAAGCTTCCTTTTTCGCTCCATGGCCGCTCGATGAACCGTGGCCTGAAGAGCCATGCCCCGATGAACCGTGACCCGCGGCTTTCTCGGGTGCGTGACTATCAGTCTTGGGCTTCGCGTGCAGGCTTTGTCCAGGTGGAACCTGTGACGGATCAGCCTTGCCAAAGAAACCGCCCGGCTCGTCTGGGCTTTCTCGATATTTGCGAGCGAGCTCACCAATCAAAAAGACTTCGACACGAGCATTCTGGGCCTGATGTTCAGCATCGAGCTTCTTCGCACTATAGGGTTCTTCGGCACCATCCTGGCTGAGCCGCAAGCGACCAAGTTCAACACCTTTACTCACCAGAAAATCTTTAACAGCCTGACTGCGCATCCACGACAATTGCCAGGGATCTTCTTTCGTTTGAGTGTCGGCACGTTCGCGGCGAGATGCGTGGCCCCGAATTTCAATCTTATTGGGTTTCCCCAGCAGATCCGGAAGCAATGCTTCAAGCTGATTAATGGCCGATTCATCGAGTGCGTAGGCTTTTTCGGCAAAGAGAACCATTGTCCCCACGTTTCGCGTCTTTTCGATGTCGTGGAAAATCTTCAGTTCTGCACGCGGCGGAAAGAGCGATGGCTCCACATCGGGATCCAGTTCGGCGGCAGCAGCACCGGGTGGCGGTTGAAAGTAGTGCGCCACAGCCGTTTTCACTTCTTTGCTCTGGCCCACCAGCCACATGACGAGAAAGAACGCCATCATCGCGGTGACGAAGTCGGCATAGGCAACTTTCCATGCTCCTCCGCCACCACCAGCCATCGTTCAATCTCCTGAAAACTGACTCAAATGACTGGAATCACGCTGCTGCATCGGCTTCTTTGAGCATTTTTTCCAGTTCGACACGCTCGGGGCGGGCTTCACTGCAGACGACTCGACGGGCCTGTTCGATAATCTGCTTAGGTGCAGCACCACCAATGGCGGCTTCGATGATCGCCGCTGTTGTGCGATAGAAATCCATCTCAGATTTCCCGAGAAGATCCATGCGTGCTGCCAGTGGAGCCATAAAGCCATACGAGGCGAGAATCCCGAGGAAGGTACCGACGAGAGCCGCACCCACTTTGTGACCAATTTCCTCCACAGGGCCATCAATGGCACCCATGGTGATCACAATTCCAAGCACGGCAGCCACAATCCCGAAGCCGGGCATCGCGTCGGCACTCTTGGCGAGAATTCCAACGGCCTGATGATGCTCTTCTTCCATCACAGCAATCTGCTTCTGGAGCAGGTCGTGGAGCTGTTCCTGGCTCATGCTGGCCTCCACGACTGAAGACAGTCCATCACACAGAAAGGTCGTAAAATGATGATCCTTCTGGAGCCGGGGATACTTCGAAAAAATCTTGCTTTCGTGAGGATCGTTCAGGTGAGGCTCTAGTGCGAGTAAGCCATCTTTTCGAGCCGTCTTGAGGAGATCATAAGACAGCTTGAAAAGATCACCGTACGCTTTCTTATTAAACGGGCTCCCCTTAAGTGCCCCGATGATCGACTTGATCAGATCTTTGAGGATTTTGGGGCTGCCCATGACCAGCATGGCCCCGAGCGAAGCACCACCAATGGTGAGCACTTCGGAGGGGTGGATCAAAGCTTCCACATGGCCACCAGCCCATGTGTAGCCGCCCAGCACGCAGCCAGTTACAACGATGAATCCAATAATCACAAACATGCCGCGATATTCCGCTCGCTGAGGGCACCTTCGGGAACGATATGGCAAAGAGAACGACGGCTGTCGGATGGCTCAATGGGCGAACCCGTCGAGAGAACTCACCGCCTCTTTGATCGGAAGGCCGAAGCCTGATCAGTGGCAGGAAATGCAGGAACTCGCCCCGCAAATTCGAGTTGGCAGTGAAATGCCCTGTTGTAGTATCAATTCACTGTTTAACACGTGCAGCGATTCTGCGGATTATGCTGGGCACAGAGCCAGCGCACGATCTTCCAGATGCAGGGAAGAGAGATCCGAGATGCTGCCCTTGGGTGATTACTCCACCAGTGAATCACCGGGCCGGTAACGCACAGGGTGCCACGACTTCGCGAGATTGATCAGCCCTGCCAGAATCTGTGGGTCATTCGCGCAGGCCACGACCCGTGGTAAACGAATCATATCGGCTTTTTCATCCAGCCACGTCTCACGAAAATGGACCGGCTCGCCGGTATCTGTCCAGCAGGCATTCCCACCAAAGTACCGCGCAATCTGCATCGAAACCGGAAAGTCGTAGACATTCGGCGAATGAATCAACGAGCCTGCAAATTCCCCGGAAGCCATCAGTTCATAGATACTTCCCGGCATCTCATCAGGTGCGACTCCTTCGTAGCCGCACCTCGTAATCTCGCTGGCCGCGATCACATCCCGATGCTGAAAGCCAATCACGTAGATCTTCTTCGAAGTCGTCGGCCGATCAGCCTCGGCAACCACAAGACTTCGCACGACATCAGTCGCGGGGCGTGACCAGTCATCCGGCCCACTCACCACGCGTTCCGGCGTTACCTCGACCCACCAGCCCTGCACACCTTTTTCCGGGATGTACACCAGCGAATAAAGCATTTCGCTGGCTGTCCGCAGATGCAGCATCACGGCATATCCATTCCCCGTATGGTCTCGATACTGCTTCGTTCCATCAATGGGATCCAGTGCCAGCACAAACTCCGATTGCTGAGCGAAGGCATGCAGATCGCCTGTTGATTCTTCTGCCTCAATTCGACAATGCCGGAAGATCGGATCCACATCACGAAGAGCCGCCACCAGCAACTCCTGGATCGTTAAATCGGCCAGAGTGAGTGCATCAGTCAGCGCACTTCCCGTCGTTTTTGTGGCGACAGAAATGTTGTGACTTCGTAACCGTCGCCCAATCGCACCTGCCCAGCGCAAAATGGGTGGAAGGTGGACACTCAGCGCATTGATCAGAAACTCAGACTGCATGGAGCGTCGCCTTATTGAGCAATATCGATGGGAAAGTTGTCTTCAGTCAGTTCACCAATGACACACAAGAAACGATTCAGCGGCCCGGTTCAGATCGCCCAACCTGTGAAGCCTCCACGAGCTGCTCGACATACTCGATCAAGCGTGTTGCGACGGGAATTCCTGTTGCAGCTTGAAATCCCTTCCAGCCGGGAACTCCATTCACTTCCAGCAGCAGCCATTGACCATCCGGACGTCGTACCAGATCGACACCTGCGAACACAGTCCCTACAGTTTTTGCAGCAGCGACCGCCAGGCTGGCTGTTTCATCATCGAGTTCTGTACGCATCGATTGGCCTCCCAGCGAGAGATTCGTGCGGAAATCTTCTTGAGACTTGCGTTCAATCGCCCCTAGAGGCGCACCATTGAGCACCAGCACTCGCAGGTCGCGACCACCATGATCAATATACTCTTGCAGGTAAAGCACGGCTCCCGTTCGCACCAGAGTTTGTGCCACTCTCCAGAGCAATTCCGGCTCTTCGATACGAAAAATCCCTCGCCCTTCAGACCCAAACAGTGGCTTGAGCACCACATTTCGCCCGAGCTTCTCAAAGGCTTGCAATGCTTCCTGTGCTGTCTCGCAAACAAATGTGGCCGGCACCGGCAGCCCGGCATGAGCGAGGCGAGCCGTGGTGAGAAACTTATCAATCGCACATTCCAGCGACCTGGGTGAATTGATGATCGGCAGACCTTTCTGCTCGGCCAACGCCAGCAGATTCATCCGCGTTACCACCTGCTCCAGCGAACCGCCGGGCATAGACCTGACAATCAACGCATCCAATCCGTCCAGTTCAAAATGAGGTGTTGCCTCTTTTGATGGGGTCAGAAATGTCTGCCCTGTGATCTCAATAGGACGATCTGCTGATCGAGTTCCTGATCCGCAGCTTGCTGCCAGTTCAGAAAACTCCAGCGGAACGACCATATGGCCACGCTCTCTCGCGGCCAGTTCCAACTGCTCCAGCGACCAGTTCCCGGGCTGTGACAGCACACCCATCTTCAAGATGGCTGTCATTCCGCAACCAGACCAAACGACTTAAGCACCAGAGGCACATGAGGCTCGCCCGCCACATGCACTCGACCGGTATCGACGTTCTGCACAATCACCTGGGCGGGGCTGAACAACAGCTTGTCAATTTTGTAGAAGTCGCGTCCGGCAGCTTCGAAGATCTCCAGGAAAGTTTTTCCAAAGACCGACGAAGATTTCGATGGAACCTGGGGCAGAATCTCGGCAA is a window of Planctopirus limnophila DSM 3776 DNA encoding:
- a CDS encoding ATP-grasp domain-containing protein, whose product is MTAILKMGVLSQPGNWSLEQLELAARERGHMVVPLEFSELAASCGSGTRSADRPIEITGQTFLTPSKEATPHFELDGLDALIVRSMPGGSLEQVVTRMNLLALAEQKGLPIINSPRSLECAIDKFLTTARLAHAGLPVPATFVCETAQEALQAFEKLGRNVVLKPLFGSEGRGIFRIEEPELLWRVAQTLVRTGAVLYLQEYIDHGGRDLRVLVLNGAPLGAIERKSQEDFRTNLSLGGQSMRTELDDETASLAVAAAKTVGTVFAGVDLVRRPDGQWLLLEVNGVPGWKGFQAATGIPVATRLIEYVEQLVEASQVGRSEPGR